One Sphingomicrobium sp. XHP0239 DNA segment encodes these proteins:
- a CDS encoding DUF418 domain-containing protein translates to MTTPDRIDSLDHIRGIAVMGIFSANVIAMGLMQSALSSPTLLGLEHWGDRLVWILNLIFVDGKMRGLFSILFGAGLVLISEKAIAKGRMPAALHFPRLAVLALFGLAHYLFLWWGDILLHYAIIGTIAFFFYDKAPRFLFAWATIFLIANALLMGSVAWYMMDAAASNPAMAGLMTAAPASADEIAAANAFHQNIGTHLAHQLERAWPHHSSLTLFLLPETLGLMLLGMATYKSGFLGGELSDRTYRRWALFGIGGAVVVGGFAAWLAAVHDFAPLFAQIAEGGLIAWIKPVQMLGYAALVILLFRRGGPFAARVAAVGRMAFSNYLAPTIIMTPILFGFGAGLFNQLSRGTLWIAFVPAMWALMLIWSKPWLERYRYGPLEWLWRSLARRRLEPMRR, encoded by the coding sequence GTGACCACCCCCGACCGTATCGACAGCCTCGACCATATTCGCGGGATTGCGGTCATGGGGATCTTCTCGGCCAACGTCATCGCGATGGGGCTGATGCAGTCCGCGCTGTCGAGCCCCACGTTGCTCGGCCTCGAACATTGGGGCGACCGGCTGGTCTGGATTCTCAATCTCATCTTCGTCGACGGCAAGATGCGCGGACTGTTCTCCATCCTGTTCGGCGCCGGTCTCGTCCTGATCAGCGAAAAGGCGATCGCGAAGGGGCGCATGCCCGCAGCATTACATTTCCCGCGTCTCGCCGTGCTCGCGTTGTTCGGACTGGCGCATTACCTGTTTCTCTGGTGGGGCGACATTCTGCTCCACTATGCGATCATCGGCACGATCGCCTTCTTCTTCTACGACAAGGCACCCCGGTTCCTGTTCGCCTGGGCGACGATTTTCCTGATCGCCAATGCGCTCCTGATGGGCTCGGTCGCCTGGTACATGATGGACGCCGCGGCCAGTAATCCGGCGATGGCGGGCCTGATGACGGCCGCTCCTGCCAGCGCCGACGAGATTGCGGCTGCGAACGCCTTCCACCAAAACATCGGCACCCATCTCGCGCATCAGCTAGAGCGCGCCTGGCCGCATCACAGTTCGCTGACCCTCTTCCTCCTCCCTGAAACGCTCGGGCTGATGCTGCTCGGCATGGCGACCTACAAATCGGGATTTCTCGGCGGAGAACTTTCGGACCGCACCTATCGGCGCTGGGCGTTGTTCGGGATCGGCGGCGCGGTGGTTGTCGGCGGCTTCGCGGCTTGGCTCGCCGCCGTCCACGACTTCGCTCCCCTGTTCGCGCAGATCGCCGAAGGTGGCCTGATCGCCTGGATAAAGCCGGTCCAGATGCTGGGGTACGCCGCGCTCGTCATCCTGCTTTTCCGAAGAGGCGGCCCATTCGCGGCACGCGTGGCGGCTGTGGGGCGCATGGCCTTCTCCAACTACCTCGCGCCGACGATCATCATGACGCCGATCCTCTTCGGTTTCGGCGCAGGGCTGTTCAACCAGCTGTCGCGCGGGACCCTGTGGATCGCCTTCGTCCCCGCGATGTGGGCGCTGATGCTGATTTGGTCGAAACCCTGGTTGGAGCGCTATCGCTATGGACCGCTCGAATGGTTGTGGCGAAGCCTTGCACGACGTCGCCTCGAACCAATGCGCCGGTGA
- a CDS encoding Hpt domain-containing protein, which yields MEQAADIVDWKYFEETRAQLGPGFVKILGYFREDGEASLTKIESAMHAKDTVALIIPAHTLKGEARQFGAEPLAAVAERIEFAARSCVEQGRFPDELVPDVVTLKSLFRATIDLFDEAVSPLIKRDRTANLGSRQVRNTTFGRAS from the coding sequence TTGGAGCAGGCCGCCGACATCGTCGACTGGAAGTATTTCGAGGAAACGCGGGCGCAGCTGGGTCCGGGTTTCGTCAAGATATTGGGCTATTTCCGCGAGGATGGGGAAGCGAGCCTAACCAAGATCGAATCGGCCATGCATGCCAAGGACACCGTCGCGCTGATCATTCCCGCGCACACTTTGAAGGGCGAGGCCCGCCAGTTCGGGGCGGAGCCGCTCGCCGCGGTTGCCGAAAGGATCGAATTTGCCGCGCGCAGTTGCGTCGAGCAGGGCCGCTTTCCGGACGAGCTCGTGCCCGATGTGGTCACGCTGAAGAGTCTTTTCCGTGCGACGATCGACCTGTTCGACGAGGCGGTCAGCCCGCTGATCAAACGCGACCGCACCGCCAATCTCGGCAGTCGGCAGGTCCGCAACACGACCTTCGGCCGGGCCAGCTAG
- the der gene encoding ribosome biogenesis GTPase Der: MAKPVVALIGRPNVGKSTLFNRLVGQRLALVDDQPGVTRDRREADAVLLGLEFTLIDTAGFETEDDATLPGRMRMQTQAAVNDADVAIFMIDARAGLTPLDREIAQWLRSADTPVIVAANKSEGNAGEAGRLEAYELGMGDPFSLSAEHGEGIVDLFDGLREHIEREGEEPDAEAHEAPPESLLDEEGNPLPVDLGPLKLAIVGRPNAGKSTLVNQMLGEERMITGPEAGITRDAIHLDWEWRGQAVKLVDTAGLRKRAKVDEKLEKLSAMDTRRAIDRAEVVCLLLDATRGLESQDLRIADQVLQEGRALVIGLNKWDVAENPSRLYNGIREALGEGLAQVKGVPLIALSAKTGKGIDQLLEAAFDLRERWSRRIPTGLLNRWFDDALDAHAPPAAGGVRIKLRYLTQAKTRPPTFVLFGTRVDKLPTSYHRYLINALRRDLDLGPIPIRLITRAPKNPYGSRGRP, from the coding sequence ATGGCCAAACCCGTCGTCGCCCTCATCGGACGCCCTAACGTGGGCAAGTCCACGCTGTTCAACCGATTGGTCGGGCAGCGGCTCGCGCTTGTCGACGACCAGCCCGGGGTGACCCGCGACCGGCGTGAGGCCGATGCCGTCTTGCTGGGGCTGGAATTCACGCTGATCGATACGGCGGGGTTCGAGACCGAGGACGATGCCACGCTGCCGGGGCGGATGCGGATGCAGACGCAGGCTGCGGTCAACGATGCCGACGTCGCCATCTTCATGATCGACGCCCGCGCGGGGCTGACGCCGCTGGATCGCGAGATCGCGCAATGGCTGCGCAGCGCGGACACGCCGGTGATCGTCGCCGCCAACAAGTCGGAAGGCAATGCCGGCGAGGCGGGGCGCCTGGAAGCCTACGAACTTGGAATGGGCGATCCGTTCTCGCTTTCGGCCGAACATGGCGAGGGCATCGTCGACCTGTTCGACGGGCTGCGCGAACATATCGAACGCGAAGGCGAAGAACCCGACGCGGAAGCGCATGAAGCGCCGCCCGAAAGCCTGCTCGACGAGGAGGGCAATCCGTTGCCCGTGGACCTCGGGCCGCTCAAGCTCGCCATCGTCGGACGCCCCAATGCGGGCAAGTCCACGCTGGTCAACCAGATGCTGGGCGAGGAGCGGATGATCACCGGGCCGGAAGCCGGGATCACCCGCGACGCCATTCATCTCGACTGGGAATGGCGCGGTCAGGCGGTGAAGCTGGTCGATACGGCCGGCTTGCGAAAACGCGCCAAGGTTGATGAAAAGCTCGAGAAGCTCTCGGCGATGGACACGCGGCGCGCGATCGACCGGGCCGAGGTCGTGTGCCTCCTGCTCGACGCGACGCGCGGGTTGGAAAGCCAGGATCTCCGGATCGCCGACCAGGTTCTTCAGGAAGGCCGGGCTCTGGTCATCGGGCTGAACAAATGGGACGTCGCGGAGAATCCCTCGCGGCTCTACAATGGTATCCGCGAGGCGCTGGGCGAGGGACTGGCGCAGGTGAAGGGCGTGCCGTTGATCGCGCTGTCGGCCAAGACGGGCAAGGGTATCGACCAGTTGCTGGAGGCGGCCTTCGATCTGCGCGAACGTTGGTCGCGGCGTATTCCCACGGGCCTGCTCAATCGCTGGTTCGACGATGCGCTCGATGCCCACGCACCGCCTGCGGCGGGGGGCGTGCGGATCAAGTTGCGCTACCTGACGCAAGCCAAGACGCGCCCGCCGACGTTCGTGCTGTTCGGCACCCGCGTCGACAAGCTGCCGACCAGCTATCACCGCTATCTGATCAATGCGCTGCGCCGCGACCTGGACCTCGGCCCGATCCCCATCCGGCTGATCACCCGGGCGCCCAAGAACCCCTACGGATCGCGCGGGCGACCTTAA
- a CDS encoding PQQ-binding-like beta-propeller repeat protein, with amino-acid sequence MTFSRFALPVLAALGLSACGVFSGSERTTPVVGERVSVLGAEVDIGVNPTTAALPMTLPAPRTNANWEQSGGNASKSIGHVALGENLSLAWSQSIGEGSSNTARLVTTPIVAAGQVFAIDTNGVVSAFDATSGARRWSVDTSTTNRNRDSLYGGGVAFGGNRVFATNGLGDVVAMDPSNGGIAWRVKPGGPLRGAPTYDGTNLYVTSQDNQLYALSPTDGTTNWQATAALEVAGVFGTAAPAAARGTVVAGFSSGELNAYRYENGNQVWQDTLARTSISRSVSTLADIDADPVIDGNQVIALGQGGRMVALDILRGQRLWELNLAGTSTPFVAGDYVYVVTEAAQLISILRSDGSVRWINQLPRYRNAEKRRGPIFYAGPVLAGGRLIVVSSEGLMVEVDPDQGAVRRQRDLDRSFSLQPVVANNTLYLLDDDGVLAAFR; translated from the coding sequence ATGACCTTTTCCCGTTTCGCTCTTCCCGTTCTGGCCGCGCTCGGCCTGTCGGCCTGCGGCGTTTTCAGCGGCAGCGAACGCACCACCCCCGTCGTCGGGGAACGCGTTTCGGTACTCGGCGCCGAGGTGGACATCGGCGTCAATCCGACCACCGCCGCGCTGCCGATGACGCTCCCCGCGCCGCGCACTAACGCCAACTGGGAACAGTCGGGCGGCAATGCCAGCAAGTCGATCGGCCACGTCGCGCTAGGCGAGAATCTTTCGCTGGCCTGGTCGCAGTCGATCGGTGAGGGATCGAGCAATACCGCGCGACTGGTCACGACGCCCATCGTGGCAGCCGGACAGGTCTTCGCGATCGATACGAACGGCGTCGTCAGCGCGTTCGACGCGACAAGCGGCGCGCGTCGCTGGTCGGTCGATACGTCGACCACGAACCGCAATCGCGACTCGCTGTACGGCGGTGGAGTCGCGTTCGGCGGCAACCGCGTCTTCGCGACCAATGGCCTGGGCGATGTCGTGGCGATGGATCCGAGCAACGGCGGCATCGCTTGGCGCGTGAAGCCGGGTGGTCCGCTGCGCGGTGCGCCGACGTATGACGGCACCAACCTCTATGTGACCAGCCAGGACAACCAGCTCTACGCCTTGTCCCCGACCGACGGCACAACCAACTGGCAGGCGACGGCAGCGCTGGAAGTCGCCGGCGTCTTCGGCACCGCCGCTCCGGCCGCGGCGCGTGGCACCGTGGTCGCAGGCTTCTCGTCGGGCGAACTTAACGCCTACCGTTACGAAAACGGCAATCAGGTGTGGCAGGACACGCTGGCCCGCACCTCGATCTCACGCAGCGTCTCGACGCTTGCCGATATCGACGCCGATCCGGTGATCGACGGCAACCAGGTCATCGCCCTGGGCCAGGGTGGTCGAATGGTGGCGCTGGACATCCTGCGCGGCCAGCGCCTCTGGGAACTGAACCTGGCGGGAACGTCGACGCCGTTCGTGGCGGGCGATTACGTGTATGTGGTTACCGAGGCGGCACAGCTGATCTCGATCCTGCGTTCGGACGGATCGGTTCGCTGGATCAACCAGCTGCCGCGCTACCGGAACGCCGAAAAGCGCCGCGGTCCGATCTTCTACGCCGGGCCGGTGCTCGCGGGCGGGCGCTTGATCGTGGTGTCGAGCGAAGGATTGATGGTGGAGGTCGATCCCGACCAGGGTGCGGTGCGCCGGCAACGCGACCTCGATCGCAGCTTCTCGCTGCAGCCGGTGGTGGCGAACAACACGCTCTACCTCCTCGACGACGACGGGGTTCTGGCCGCCTTCCGCTAA
- a CDS encoding tetratricopeptide repeat protein: MALPPQDSAQFEREVDEEYRRQQASDFGKKYGLWIALGIAAFLAAIGGWLYWQDRQDKQAEANAEDLAAIIADLTQENPNREEIEPRLEALAERSDGGAAAAARMIEAAYVLSDGDRAQAIEIYQEVARDEDVPEPYQGAALLRWTYLDFDTAEPDAIISRLQPLASPGNPYFGSAAELTALALIKLDREQEAAELFKAIAEDPEAPRTLRARAVQIAGTYGVDASAALADIESQE; encoded by the coding sequence GTGGCGCTCCCACCTCAAGATTCAGCCCAGTTCGAACGCGAGGTCGACGAGGAATATCGTCGCCAGCAGGCCAGCGACTTCGGCAAGAAATACGGCCTGTGGATCGCGCTCGGCATCGCTGCGTTTCTCGCGGCGATCGGCGGCTGGCTCTATTGGCAGGATCGGCAGGACAAGCAGGCCGAGGCCAATGCCGAGGACCTTGCTGCGATCATCGCCGACCTCACCCAGGAAAATCCCAACCGCGAAGAGATCGAGCCGCGGCTGGAAGCGCTGGCCGAGCGATCGGACGGCGGCGCGGCGGCGGCGGCGCGGATGATCGAGGCCGCCTATGTCCTGTCCGACGGCGATCGCGCGCAGGCGATCGAAATCTATCAGGAAGTGGCGCGCGACGAGGACGTTCCCGAGCCCTATCAGGGTGCGGCGCTGCTGCGTTGGACCTATCTCGATTTCGACACGGCGGAACCCGATGCGATCATATCGCGGCTCCAGCCGCTCGCCAGCCCGGGCAACCCCTATTTCGGAAGCGCGGCCGAGCTGACCGCGCTCGCGCTCATCAAGCTCGACCGCGAGCAGGAAGCGGCCGAACTGTTCAAGGCGATCGCCGAGGACCCCGAGGCGCCGCGCACGCTGCGCGCCCGCGCGGTCCAGATCGCCGGCACCTACGGCGTCGACGCGAGCGCCGCGCTCGCCGACATCGAATCACAGGAATGA
- the panB gene encoding 3-methyl-2-oxobutanoate hydroxymethyltransferase yields the protein MSKITLDSDTSRATPSPKPGKRMTAPAIQARKANGKVDEPLVMLTAYTMRMAQLLDEHCDMLLVGDSLGQVIYGLDSTIPVSLDMMCNHGAAVVRGSWHAMIIVDMPFGSYEASPEKAFESASRIMKETGCAAVKLEGGEAMAETIGFLTSRGIPVMGHVGLTPQAVNTLGGYRARGRDDAEEEKILADARAVAEAGAFALVAEGVMESIADTLAAEIAVPVIGIGASTKCDGQVLVTEDMLGLFERTPRFVKVYHDLAAQISKAVGQYAGEVRQRSFPTDAQTYRPKK from the coding sequence ATGTCCAAGATCACGCTCGACAGCGATACGTCCCGCGCCACCCCCAGCCCCAAACCCGGCAAGCGGATGACCGCTCCCGCCATCCAGGCACGGAAAGCGAACGGGAAGGTCGACGAGCCCCTCGTGATGCTGACCGCCTATACGATGCGGATGGCGCAGCTGCTCGACGAACATTGCGACATGCTGCTGGTCGGCGACAGTCTGGGGCAGGTGATTTACGGATTGGACAGCACGATCCCCGTCAGTCTCGACATGATGTGCAATCACGGCGCGGCGGTGGTGCGGGGCTCGTGGCACGCGATGATCATCGTCGACATGCCGTTCGGCAGCTACGAGGCGAGCCCCGAAAAGGCGTTCGAGAGCGCGAGCCGGATCATGAAGGAAACGGGTTGCGCGGCGGTGAAGCTGGAAGGCGGAGAGGCGATGGCGGAGACGATCGGCTTCCTGACCAGCCGCGGGATTCCGGTGATGGGGCATGTGGGGCTGACCCCGCAGGCGGTGAACACGTTGGGCGGCTATCGGGCACGCGGGCGCGACGACGCCGAGGAGGAGAAGATCCTTGCCGACGCCCGTGCGGTGGCGGAAGCCGGGGCCTTCGCGCTGGTCGCCGAAGGGGTGATGGAGAGCATCGCCGATACGCTGGCGGCAGAGATCGCGGTCCCCGTCATCGGTATCGGCGCGTCGACAAAATGCGACGGACAGGTGCTGGTGACCGAGGACATGCTGGGGCTGTTCGAGCGGACGCCGCGGTTCGTGAAGGTCTATCACGACCTAGCCGCGCAGATTTCCAAGGCGGTCGGGCAGTATGCGGGCGAGGTGCGGCAGCGCAGCTTTCCGACCGACGCCCAAACGTATCGACCGAAGAAGTAG